Proteins co-encoded in one Papaver somniferum cultivar HN1 chromosome 5, ASM357369v1, whole genome shotgun sequence genomic window:
- the LOC113283869 gene encoding E3 ubiquitin-protein ligase RGLG5-like — protein sequence MGNKSTKSSLSRGSSSSNYLQNSSSQSQMGNSSISRGFQSSFSESKYSRIADNYNSLDEVTTALAQAGLESSNLIVGIDFTKSNEWSGQKSFNNKCLHSINKTSRNPYEQAISIIGRTLSAFDEDNLIPCFGFGDVKTNDKHVFSFYKDKVCNGFEEVLSRYRDLVPHVCLSGPTSFAPIIDMASTIVHQSGGQYHVLLIIADGQVQKEQEQETINAIVRASEYPLSIVLVGVGDGPWELMKKFDDNIPHRAFDNFQFVNFTEITSKDLPETKRETEFALSALMEIPSQYKATVELGLLSSRNNKTVEKVALPPPF from the coding sequence ATGGGGAATAAAAGCACTAAATCGTCACTTTCAAGAGGATCTTCATCGTCGAATTATCTCCAGAACTCATCTTCTCAGTCTCAGATGGGGAATTCGTCAATTTCAAGAGGATTTCAGTCGTCGTTTTCAGAATCAAAATACTCAAGAATTGCAGATAATTACAATTCTTTAGACGAAGTTACAACAGCATTAGCACAAGCAGGTCTAGAATCTTCAAATCTGATCGTCGGTATCGATTTCACAAAAAGCAATGAATGGAGTGGTCAAAAATCATTCAACAACAAGTGCTTACATTCCATCAACAAAACCTCCCGAAACCCTTACGAACAGGCAATCTCCATAATCGGAAGAACATTATCGGCGTTCGATGAAGATAACCTAATTCCATGTTTCGGATTTGGTGATGTGAAGACGAATGATAAACATGTGTTCAGTTTTTACAAGGATAAAGTCTGTAATGGATTTGAAGAGGTGTTATCCAGGTATAGAGATTTGGTACCGCATGTATGCCTCTCAGGACCGACGTCGTTTGCTCCGATCATTGATATGGCGAGTACAATTGTTCATCAAAGTGGCGGTCAGTACCATGTGTTGTTGATTATTGCTGATGGACAGGTTCAGAAGGAACAGGAGCAAGAGACTATTAACGCGATTGTGAGAGCCAGCGAGTATCCGTTGTCGATTGTTTTGGTTGGAGTTGGAGATGGGCCTTGGGAATTGATGAAGAAATTTGATGATAATATCCCTCATCGTGCTTTTGATAACTTTCAGTTTGTTAATTTTACTGAGATTACGTCAAAAGATTTGCCGGAGACTAAAAGAGAGACGGAATTCGCTCTTTCGGCTTTGATGGAAATCCCTTCTCAGTATAAGGCTACTGTAGAACTTGGATTGTTGAGTTCTAGAAATAACAAGACTGTTGAAAAGGTTGCTCTTCCTCCACCTTTCTAA